In Mycteria americana isolate JAX WOST 10 ecotype Jacksonville Zoo and Gardens chromosome 3, USCA_MyAme_1.0, whole genome shotgun sequence, a single genomic region encodes these proteins:
- the NDUFAF7 gene encoding protein arginine methyltransferase NDUFAF7, mitochondrial: protein MVPLPARPALLAAVLGPAGRLSRHHGNRRLPPPPLPTAPAAAAAARPSSGTGGQPEAEGPSRATALLRHLLLKLRATGPVTVAEYMREALTNPGQGYYTRRGGIGESGDFVTSPEISQVFGELIGIWYISEWIATGKPKAFQLVELGPGRGTLTDDILRVFNQLASVLSKCDVSIHLVEVSPKLSEIQALMLAGEKVQLNPEDKPAYMKGISKTGIPIFWYRDIQDVPPGYSFYLAHEFFDALPIHKFQRTEKGWREVLVDIDPEVPDQLRFVLSPSSTPATENFIQPEETRDHVEVCPEAGVIIQRLACRIEKDGGAALVADYGHDGTKTDTFRGFRNHKLHNVLRAPGTADLTADVDFSYLRKMTQGRTATLGPIKQREFLKNMGIDLRLQVLLQNSRDTATHEQLLHSYDMLMNPKKMGDCFNFFALLPHHRLVHPDKKHKPESKSPLPPVAGFGELLLK, encoded by the exons ATGGTGCCGCTGCCCGCGCGCCCTGCGCTCCTCGCCGCCGTCCtgggccccgccggccgcctctCCCGTCACCATGGTaaccgccgcctccccccccctcctctccccacagccccggcggcggcggcggcggcgcggccctcCTCGGGCACGGGGGGCCAGCCGGAGGCCGAGGGGCCCAGCCGGGCCACCGCCCTGCTGCGGCACCTGCTGCTCAAGCTGCGGGCCACCGGGCCGGTGACGGTGGCCGAGTACATGCGGGAGGCGCTCACCAACCCCGGCCAG GGTTACTACACGCGCCGCGGCGGCATCGGCGAAAGCGGGGATTTCGTCACCTCACCTGAAATAAGTCAGGTATTTGGAGAG TTGATAGGAATATGGTATATTAGCGAATGGATAGCCACTGGCAAACCTAAAGCATTCCAGCTGGTGGAATTGGGCCCAGGGAGGGGCACTCTTACTGATGATATATTACGG GTCTTCAACCAGCTTGCCTCTGTACTTAGTAAATGCGATGTCTCTATTCATCTGGTAGAAGTGAGTCCCAAACTCAGTGAGATCCAAGCGCTGATGCTGGCAGGAGAGAAGGTGCAGTTAAACCCTGAGGACAAGCCTGCTTACATGAAAGGCATTAGCAAGACTGGAATTCCCATTTTCTGGTACAGAGACATTCAGGATGTGCCGCCAG GTTACAGCTTTTACCTAGCACATGAGTTTTTTGATGCTCTGCCAATACATAAGTTTCAG AGAACAGAGAAAGGCTGGCGTGAAGTGTTGGTTGATATAGATCCAGAAGTTCCTGACCAGCTGCGGTTTGTCCTGTCACCATCCAGTACCCCTGCGACAGAAAACTTTATTCAG CCTGAAGAAACGAGAGATCATGTGGAAGTCTGTCCTGAGGCTGGTGTCATCATTCAGAGGCTTGCCTGTCGTATAGAAAAGGATGGTGGGGCTGCACTGGTTGCTGATTACGGTCATGATGGAACCAAAACTGACACTTTCCGA gGTTTCCGGAATCACAAACTTCACAATGTGCTGAGAGCTCCAGGTACAGCAGACCTGACAGCAGATGTTGATTTCAGCTATCTTCGAAAGATGACACAAGGAAGAACAGCCACATTAGGCCCCATAAAACAGCGggagtttttaaaaaacatgggCATTGACCTCCGATTGCAG gtgCTCTTGCAGAACTCACGTGACACAGCAACTCATGAGCAGTTACTTCACAGCTATGATATGCTGATGAATCCCAAGAAGATGGGGGACTGTTTTAACTTTTTTGCCCTGCTGCCTCACCACAGACTTGTACATCCTGACAAAAAACATAAGCCAGAATCTAAGTCTCCCTTACCACCTGTTGCTGGATTTGGTGAACTCTTACTGAAGTAA
- the CEBPZ gene encoding CCAAT/enhancer-binding protein zeta isoform X2, producing MAALWDFGVRDPKEAGGDSGEEEDDDEEEEDAEGFTLDEVLRLGGTKKKDVESKMLSALLCGVNRAYPYAETGDEKVKEQMDTLFKVLHLVNFGTSVQALMLLFQVMDSQQTVSDRYYAALYKKLLDPALATCSKPSMFLNLVYKSLKADVVLRRVKAFVKRLLQVTCGQMPPFICGTLYLLSELLKVKPELRVQLQDHVESDDEECFKDQEEAEADEEKFVDADKEVEGEERSTTENSAKTNGSTSTASWVHHLNMGGRKSGASYDPMHRSPLYCGAESTSLWELKKLSEHFHPSVALFAKTILEGDHIQYSGDPLQDFTLMRFLDRFVYRNPKLHKGKENTSSVVMQPKKKQFMKDMQNLAVNSKEFRAKDESKIPVDEVFFHRFYSKFDKRREKQKRQDDEESVEDVDDDEFERALDTFEAADNAIDVGQDDLDFAGNIKKKTKGGKKGQRSEESSADWEDSDDEDEFSDLDDEEVSLGSMEEDFGEDMDEEGGVFMDVSDDDTSLDPNKDKQLKSVSKKGKRKKDINFVGSLEGSKGGKKRKLKDASILASAEEFGYLLDENAGSKFDNIGMNAMANRDNASVKQIQWEIERDKWLHNRDVKSIIKRKKQFRHRGLKNKYKGKKSKR from the exons ATGGCGGCGCTGTGGGATTTCGGCGTGAGGGACCCGAAGGAGGCGGGCGGCGACagcggcgaggaggaggacgatgacgaagaagaagaagatgCCGAAGGCTTCACGCTGGACGAGGTGCTGCGCCTCGGGGGCACCAAG aaaaaagatgttGAATCCAAAATGCTCAGTGCTCTTCTTTGTGGGGTAAACAGAGCTTACCCTTATGCTGAGACTGGTGATGAGAAAGTGAAAGAACAAATGGACACGTTGTTTAAAGTTCTGCATCTTGTGAACTTTGGTACCAGTGTCCAGGCCCTGATGTTACTGTTTCAAGTGATGGACTCTCAGCAGACTGTATCGGATAGATACTACGCAGCACTATACAA GAAGCTTCTAGATCCTGCTTTAGCAACCTGCTCAAAGCCATCCATGTTTCTTAATCTTGTCTATAAATCTCTGAAGGCAGATGTAGTGTTACGGCGTGTGAAGGCCTTTGTGAAGAGGTTACTTCAAGTCACTTGTGGACAAATGCCACCCTTCATTTGTGGAACCCTATACCTTCTATCTGAGCTTCTGAAAGTAAAACCAGAGTTAAGGGTCCAGTTACAGGATCATGTG GAGTCGGATGATGAAGAGTGCTTTAAGGATCAAGAAGAGGCTGAAGCGGATGAGGAAAAATTTGTGGATGCAGATAAAGAAGTAGAAGGTGAAGAGAGGAGCACAACAGAAAATTCTGCTAAAACAAACGGTTCAACTTCAACAGCCTCATGGGTGCATCATCTGAATATGGGAG GCAGGAAGAGTGGAGCTTCGTATGATCCTATGCACCGAAGTCCTTTATACTGTGGCGCTGAAAGTACAAGCCTTTGGGAACTGAAGAAG ctttctgaacaTTTTCATCCATCTGTGGCCCTATTCGCAAAAACAATTCTAGAA ggaGATCACATTCAGTACTCCGGTGACCCTTTGCAGGATTTCACATTAATGAGATTCTTGGATCGCTTTGTGTACAGAAATCCCAAACTCCATAAAGGCAAAG AAAACACCAGCAGTGTGGTAATGCAGCCGAAGAAGAAGCAGTTTATGAAAGATATGCAGAATCTTGCAG tcaACAGTAAGGAATTCCGTGccaaagatgaaagcaaaatcCCAGTGGATGAAGTGTTTTTTCACAG attttattcaaaGTTCGataagaggagagagaaacaaaagcGTCAGGATGATGAAGAAAGTGTGGAAGATGTAGATGATGATGAATTTGAAAGGGCACTGG atacATTTGAAGCTGCTGATAATGCCATTGATGTTGGCCAGGATGACCTTGATTTTGCTGG taatataaaaaagaaaaccaaaggcgGTAAGAAAGGCCAAAGAAGCGAGGAATCCAGTGCTGACTGGGAGGATTCTGATGATGAAGATGAattcagtgatctggatgatgaggAAGTCTCCTTAGGAAGTATGGAGGAAGACTTTGGAGAGGATATGGACGAAGAGGGAGGTGTATTTATGGATGTGTCTGATGATGATACCAGCCTAG accCGAACAAGGACAAGCAATTGAAGTCTGTCAgtaaaaaaggcaagagaaagaaagatattAATTTTGTGGGATCACTTGAAG GATccaagggaggaaagaagagaaaactcaaAGATGCCAGTATACTGGCATCTGCAGAAGAG tTTGGCTATCTGCTGGATGAAAATGCTGGGTCTAAGTTTGACAATATCGGAATGAATGCCATGGCCAACAGAGATAATGCAA GTGTCAAACAGATCCAGTGGGAAATAGAGCGTGACAAGTGGCTTCACAATAGGGATGTGAAAAGCATcatcaaaaggaagaaacagttcAGGCACAGAGGGCTGAAAAACAAGTACAAAGGCAAGAAATCAAAAAGATGA
- the CEBPZ gene encoding CCAAT/enhancer-binding protein zeta isoform X1 yields the protein MAALWDFGVRDPKEAGGDSGEEEDDDEEEEDAEGFTLDEVLRLGGTKQDYLMLCGVDEAEEMVDGGKKDAIDDLKEGELEAFVSSLGLGKYANSCLVVEEGEEDGGGSEEKEKPPKKEKSKKETNSPSLEGKKEKKVKEKASGVKDSKKKQAGGDQDQQLSAKKERLEEDFEFHARQVILIKPGGKWYDLEYTNEFSSEPQNQMLLSKYKALAEKLYHHETDLYKNKTDYQKGASSAWMKTVVSSGTLADRMAAMTLLIQDSAVHSLQFVENLVNLVKKKGSRHQSFMALDTFKELLISDLLPDNRKLWSFSQRPFNNIEKMSSGNRDSRDRRLILWYFEHHLKLQVAEFVQALETLSHDSLMAAKSRALAVAHKLLCNKPEQEKVLLVQLVNKLGDPQNKIATKASYLLEMLLHKHPNMKGVVCSEVERLLYRSNINVKTQYYAICFLNQIVLSHEESALANKLITLYFCFFRNCIKKKDVESKMLSALLCGVNRAYPYAETGDEKVKEQMDTLFKVLHLVNFGTSVQALMLLFQVMDSQQTVSDRYYAALYKKLLDPALATCSKPSMFLNLVYKSLKADVVLRRVKAFVKRLLQVTCGQMPPFICGTLYLLSELLKVKPELRVQLQDHVESDDEECFKDQEEAEADEEKFVDADKEVEGEERSTTENSAKTNGSTSTASWVHHLNMGGRKSGASYDPMHRSPLYCGAESTSLWELKKLSEHFHPSVALFAKTILEGDHIQYSGDPLQDFTLMRFLDRFVYRNPKLHKGKENTSSVVMQPKKKQFMKDMQNLAVNSKEFRAKDESKIPVDEVFFHRFYSKFDKRREKQKRQDDEESVEDVDDDEFERALDTFEAADNAIDVGQDDLDFAGNIKKKTKGGKKGQRSEESSADWEDSDDEDEFSDLDDEEVSLGSMEEDFGEDMDEEGGVFMDVSDDDTSLDPNKDKQLKSVSKKGKRKKDINFVGSLEGSKGGKKRKLKDASILASAEEFGYLLDENAGSKFDNIGMNAMANRDNASVKQIQWEIERDKWLHNRDVKSIIKRKKQFRHRGLKNKYKGKKSKR from the exons ATGGCGGCGCTGTGGGATTTCGGCGTGAGGGACCCGAAGGAGGCGGGCGGCGACagcggcgaggaggaggacgatgacgaagaagaagaagatgCCGAAGGCTTCACGCTGGACGAGGTGCTGCGCCTCGGGGGCACCAAG CAAGACTACCTGATGCTGTGCGGCGTGGACGAGGCGGAGGAGATGGTGGACGGCGGGAAGAAGGACGCGATCGACGACCTGAAGGAAGGGGAGCTGGAGGCGTTCGTCAGCTCCCTGGGGCTCGGCAAATACGCGAACAGTTGCCTGgtggtggaggagggggaggaagacggcggcggcagcgaggagaaagagaagcccccaaagaaagagaaaagcaagaaggaaactAACTCTCCTTcgttagaggggaaaaaagaaaaaaaagtcaaggaaaaggCAAGTGGTgtgaaagacagcaagaaaaagcaagctgGTGGTGATCAGGACCAGCAGctttcagcaaagaaagagaGGCTGGAAGAAGATTTTGAATTTCATGCTAGGCAAGTGATACTGATCAAACCAGGGGGCAAATGGTATGATCTAGAATACACCAATGAATTCTCTTCAGAGCCACAAAATCAGATGCTTCTCTCCAAGTATAAGGCCTTGGCCGAAAAGCTGTACCATCATGAGACAGATCTGTATAAGAATAAGACCGATTATCAGAAGGGGGCCTCTTCAGCGTGGATGAAAACTGTTGTGTCGTCGGGTACCTTGGCTGACAGGATGGCAGCGATGACCCTTCTCATTCAGGACAGTGCTGTCCACAGTCTCCAGTTTGTTGAGAACTTGGTAAACCTCGTAAAGAAAAAGGGCAGCAGGCATCAGAGCTTTATGGCTTTGGATACTTTCAAGGAGCTTCTCATTTCAGATCTCTTACCAGACAATCGAAAATTATGGTCTTTCTCGCAGCGACCATTTAACAACATAGAGAAGATGTCGAGTGGCAACAGGGATTCAAGAGACAGACGGTTGATACTGTGGTACTTTGAGCACCACCTGAAACTGCAGGTGGCAGAGTTTGTGCAAGCGTTAGAAACACTGAGTCATGATTCTCTGATGGCAGCGAAATCCCGAGCGCTGGCAGTTGCCCACAAGCTTCTCTGTAACAAGCCTGAGCAGGAGAAAGTTCTGCTCGTTCAGCTGGTAAATAAACTGGGAGACCCTCAGAACAAAATTGCCACCAAAGCCTCTTATCTTTTAGAGATGCTACTTCACAAGCATCCAAATATGAAGGGAGTAGTGTGCAGTGAGGTGGAGAGGCTTTTGTACCGGTCAAACATTAATGTGAAAACTCAATATTACGCCATTTGCTTTCTAAATCAGATAGTCCTCAGTCATGAAGAAAGTGCATTGGCTAACAAACTGATAACTTTGTACTTTTGCTTTTTTCGgaactgcattaagaaaaaagatgttGAATCCAAAATGCTCAGTGCTCTTCTTTGTGGGGTAAACAGAGCTTACCCTTATGCTGAGACTGGTGATGAGAAAGTGAAAGAACAAATGGACACGTTGTTTAAAGTTCTGCATCTTGTGAACTTTGGTACCAGTGTCCAGGCCCTGATGTTACTGTTTCAAGTGATGGACTCTCAGCAGACTGTATCGGATAGATACTACGCAGCACTATACAA GAAGCTTCTAGATCCTGCTTTAGCAACCTGCTCAAAGCCATCCATGTTTCTTAATCTTGTCTATAAATCTCTGAAGGCAGATGTAGTGTTACGGCGTGTGAAGGCCTTTGTGAAGAGGTTACTTCAAGTCACTTGTGGACAAATGCCACCCTTCATTTGTGGAACCCTATACCTTCTATCTGAGCTTCTGAAAGTAAAACCAGAGTTAAGGGTCCAGTTACAGGATCATGTG GAGTCGGATGATGAAGAGTGCTTTAAGGATCAAGAAGAGGCTGAAGCGGATGAGGAAAAATTTGTGGATGCAGATAAAGAAGTAGAAGGTGAAGAGAGGAGCACAACAGAAAATTCTGCTAAAACAAACGGTTCAACTTCAACAGCCTCATGGGTGCATCATCTGAATATGGGAG GCAGGAAGAGTGGAGCTTCGTATGATCCTATGCACCGAAGTCCTTTATACTGTGGCGCTGAAAGTACAAGCCTTTGGGAACTGAAGAAG ctttctgaacaTTTTCATCCATCTGTGGCCCTATTCGCAAAAACAATTCTAGAA ggaGATCACATTCAGTACTCCGGTGACCCTTTGCAGGATTTCACATTAATGAGATTCTTGGATCGCTTTGTGTACAGAAATCCCAAACTCCATAAAGGCAAAG AAAACACCAGCAGTGTGGTAATGCAGCCGAAGAAGAAGCAGTTTATGAAAGATATGCAGAATCTTGCAG tcaACAGTAAGGAATTCCGTGccaaagatgaaagcaaaatcCCAGTGGATGAAGTGTTTTTTCACAG attttattcaaaGTTCGataagaggagagagaaacaaaagcGTCAGGATGATGAAGAAAGTGTGGAAGATGTAGATGATGATGAATTTGAAAGGGCACTGG atacATTTGAAGCTGCTGATAATGCCATTGATGTTGGCCAGGATGACCTTGATTTTGCTGG taatataaaaaagaaaaccaaaggcgGTAAGAAAGGCCAAAGAAGCGAGGAATCCAGTGCTGACTGGGAGGATTCTGATGATGAAGATGAattcagtgatctggatgatgaggAAGTCTCCTTAGGAAGTATGGAGGAAGACTTTGGAGAGGATATGGACGAAGAGGGAGGTGTATTTATGGATGTGTCTGATGATGATACCAGCCTAG accCGAACAAGGACAAGCAATTGAAGTCTGTCAgtaaaaaaggcaagagaaagaaagatattAATTTTGTGGGATCACTTGAAG GATccaagggaggaaagaagagaaaactcaaAGATGCCAGTATACTGGCATCTGCAGAAGAG tTTGGCTATCTGCTGGATGAAAATGCTGGGTCTAAGTTTGACAATATCGGAATGAATGCCATGGCCAACAGAGATAATGCAA GTGTCAAACAGATCCAGTGGGAAATAGAGCGTGACAAGTGGCTTCACAATAGGGATGTGAAAAGCATcatcaaaaggaagaaacagttcAGGCACAGAGGGCTGAAAAACAAGTACAAAGGCAAGAAATCAAAAAGATGA
- the CEBPZOS gene encoding protein CEBPZOS translates to MLPAHSWNSEAGTVAPGQQGKVAASRAGCQQPEGTAAGERQRPRTATCTQRHRCAKQQPRLGRPRQQRSGGSRALPRRTSASVCLRRGSSLAPRQDLNHQGRRWVGHYGTGQARENGMRMRGPPVRKRCANRRRCECTAHVQPLPAVTEGRRTPAAAMARRVVKGLLLLEAAGLLGALLLYRAMDRSQDFRYTMQKRFPSILEVYYKSNEWSGIHGIRENDQMTWLSSKN, encoded by the exons ATGCTGCCAGCTCACAGCTGGAACAGCGAGGCAGGGACAGTGgctcctgggcagcagggaaaggTGGCGGCGAGTCGCGCCGGCTGCCAGCAGCCTGAGGGGACCGCCGCGGGCGAGCGGCAGCGGCCAAGGACTGCCACTTGCACCCAACGCCATCGCTGTGCTAAGCAACAGCCCCGCCTGGGCCGGCCCCGGCAGCAGCGGAGCGGGGGGAGCCGCGCGTTGCCGAGACGCACCTCTGCCTCCGTCTGCCTGCGACGGGGCAGCAGCTTAGCGCCTCGGCAGGACCTCAACCACCAAGGTCGGCGCTGGGTCGGCCATTACGGGACCGGGCAGGCGCGAGAAAACGGCATGCGCATGCGCGGCCCGCCTGTGCGGAAAAGGTGCGCAAACCGCAGGCGGTGCGAGTGCACTGCGCATGTCCAGCCGTTACCGGCGGTAACGGAAGGGCGCCGTACCCCGGCGGCGGCGATGGCGCGGCGCGTTgtgaaggggctgctgctgctggaggcggCGGGGCTGCTCGGCGCCCTCCTGCTCTACCGCGCCATGGACCGCAGCCAAG ATTTCAGATATACAATGCAGAAGAGGTTTCCATCAATTCTGGAAG tgTATTACAAATCCAACGAGTGGTCTGGAATTCATGGCATAAGGGAGAATGACCAAATGACATGGTTAAGCAGCAAGAACTGA
- the SULT6B1 gene encoding sulfotransferase 6B1 isoform X1 has product MAEDKKAFVDEINKVLAKSEGLTLKDLLFSYRGTPYPVTVCSAETFQALENLEARKDDMVLVSYPKCGVNWLIQILSDLIFTTTQSKPVSTELPFIECGDPDKYQRMKQIPSPRILATHLNYDCLPKSIFKNKAKILVLFRNPKDTAVSFFHFHNNVPSVPSYSSWDEFFSEFMNGKVSWGSYFDHAVTWNKHIEDENTMIIIYEDLKENLTASVKQIAEFFGFSPTAEQIQCIAERATFQAVKDKAQETHGAVGSVLFRKGVVGDWKSLFTEAQNEEMDAKFKVCLEGTKLGVKLKYDVYCKA; this is encoded by the exons ATGGCTGAGGATAAAAAAGCCTTTGTTGATGAGATAAATAAAGTGTTGGCAAAGTCTGAAGGGCTTACCTTGAAGGATCTACTGTTCTCCTACCGGGGGACTCCGTATCCTGTCACAGTGTGCAGCGCGGAAACTTTCCAAGCCCTGGAGAACCTGGAAGCCAGAAAAGATGATATGGTGCTGGTGTCCTACCCCAAATGCG GTGTGAACTGGCTTATCCAGATTTTAAGTGATCTGATATTTACAACTACCCAGAGTAAACCTGTAAGCACAGAACTACCATTTATTGAATGTGGAGATCCAGATAAATATCAG AGGATGAAGCAGATTCCATCTCCAAGGATTTTGGCAACACATCTGAATTATGACTGCCTCCCCAAGTCTATTTTCAAGAACAAAGCCaag ATACTAGTGCTGTTTCGAAACCCTAAAGatacagctgtttcatttttccatttccacaaCAATGTGCCAAGCGTCCCCAGTTACAGCTCCTGGGATGAGTTCTTCTCAGAGTTCATGAATGGGAAAG TCAGCTGGGGATCCTATTTTGATCATGCAGTCACCTGGAACAAACATATTGAGGATGAGAATACTATGATCATAATATATGAAGACTTGAAAGAG AACCTGACTGCCAGTGTAAAGCAGATAGCTGAATTCTTTGGATTCTCCCCAACGGCCGAGCAGATCCAGTGCATTGCAGAGAGGGCAACTTTCCAGGCAGTGAAGGATAAGGCGCAGGAGACTCATGGTGCTGTTGGCTCAGTTCTTTTCCGCAAAG GTGTTGTTGGAGACTGGAAAAGTCTTTTCACTGAAGCTCAGAACGAGGAAATGGATGCCAAATTCAAAGTGTGCTTAGAAGGAACTAAGCTGGGAGTGAAGTTAAAATATGATGTGTACTGCAAGGCCTGA
- the SULT6B1 gene encoding sulfotransferase 6B1 isoform X2 translates to MRASGSCVHRGLTACRRRRQLHSSVSVGPVGSLPSTSPQGRGKGAAGQGVNWLIQILSDLIFTTTQSKPVSTELPFIECGDPDKYQRMKQIPSPRILATHLNYDCLPKSIFKNKAKILVLFRNPKDTAVSFFHFHNNVPSVPSYSSWDEFFSEFMNGKVSWGSYFDHAVTWNKHIEDENTMIIIYEDLKENLTASVKQIAEFFGFSPTAEQIQCIAERATFQAVKDKAQETHGAVGSVLFRKGVVGDWKSLFTEAQNEEMDAKFKVCLEGTKLGVKLKYDVYCKA, encoded by the exons ATGCG TGCCTCTGGCAGCTGTGTTCACAGGGGACTCACAGCATgcaggaggcggcggcagctccACAGCTCCGTCTCCGTGGGCCCTGTGGGAAGCCTTCCAAGTACCTCCCCACAAGGACGTGGGAAGGGTGCTGCGGGCCAAG GTGTGAACTGGCTTATCCAGATTTTAAGTGATCTGATATTTACAACTACCCAGAGTAAACCTGTAAGCACAGAACTACCATTTATTGAATGTGGAGATCCAGATAAATATCAG AGGATGAAGCAGATTCCATCTCCAAGGATTTTGGCAACACATCTGAATTATGACTGCCTCCCCAAGTCTATTTTCAAGAACAAAGCCaag ATACTAGTGCTGTTTCGAAACCCTAAAGatacagctgtttcatttttccatttccacaaCAATGTGCCAAGCGTCCCCAGTTACAGCTCCTGGGATGAGTTCTTCTCAGAGTTCATGAATGGGAAAG TCAGCTGGGGATCCTATTTTGATCATGCAGTCACCTGGAACAAACATATTGAGGATGAGAATACTATGATCATAATATATGAAGACTTGAAAGAG AACCTGACTGCCAGTGTAAAGCAGATAGCTGAATTCTTTGGATTCTCCCCAACGGCCGAGCAGATCCAGTGCATTGCAGAGAGGGCAACTTTCCAGGCAGTGAAGGATAAGGCGCAGGAGACTCATGGTGCTGTTGGCTCAGTTCTTTTCCGCAAAG GTGTTGTTGGAGACTGGAAAAGTCTTTTCACTGAAGCTCAGAACGAGGAAATGGATGCCAAATTCAAAGTGTGCTTAGAAGGAACTAAGCTGGGAGTGAAGTTAAAATATGATGTGTACTGCAAGGCCTGA